From the Cryptomeria japonica chromosome 2, Sugi_1.0, whole genome shotgun sequence genome, one window contains:
- the LOC131037126 gene encoding major strawberry allergen Fra a 1.08, whose product MVVGSISHDIETPLEAKRLWNAFVKDGHNLLPKQAPELFASVTFLQGEGGVGSIKQINFTPANKDFSYVKEKVEEVDEEKFVYRYSHVEGGLLGKKVSSATYEFKYTPKPEGGCICSSVVHFDSLPGVPQDEEKVKEIKEMSTALFKKIEAYLIANPNLYC is encoded by the exons ATGGTGGTGGGAAGTATCAGTCATGATATCGAGACTCCATTGGAGGCGAAGAGACTGTGGAATGCCTTTGTGAAGGATGGCCATAATCTCCTGCCAAAGCAAGCACCAGAGCTTTTCGCAAGCGTCACTTTCCTGCAAGGCGAAGGAGGTGTAGGAAGCATCAAGCAAATCAATTTCACTCCTG CGAACAAGGATTTCAGCTATGTGAAGGAGAAAGTGGAGGAAGTGGACGAGGAGAAGTTTGTGTATCGCTACAGCCATGTTGAAGGAGGACTGCTGGGAAAGAAAGTGTCATCTGCCACATACGAATTCAAATACACCCCAAAACCAGAGGGAGGATGTATTTGCAGCTCTGTAGTCCATTTTGACAGCCTTCCGGGAGTTCCTCAGGATGAAGAGAAAGTGAAGGAGATTAAGGAAATGAGTACTGCTCTGTTCAAGAAGATCGAGGCATATCTCATCGCCAATCCCAATTTGTACTGTTAA